One Xenopus tropicalis strain Nigerian chromosome 8, UCB_Xtro_10.0, whole genome shotgun sequence genomic window carries:
- the LOC116406811 gene encoding olfactory receptor 8U1-like, giving the protein MNQSSSSGFILQGFSDYPDIQIPLFCLFLLIYLLTLQGNVLIIIVIYQTSLFYIPMYFFLCNLAFIDLCASSLSQPKLLSILLRRDNTISFGCCMTQLHCFMTLTCVEFISLTVMAFDRYVAICNPLRYLVVMNRRVCVMLVITCWMFSFTEPISHTVLISHLPFCRSRTIDHFFCDPSILITLSCANTFPIEILTFVLGSLVALPAFVLTVASYTYIISTIIKIHSATGRKKAFSTCTSHLTVVSVFYGTTIITYVRPTSQYSSTSKPFSFLYTALIPLINPFIYTLRNKDIKQRISNKTEIKRSHL; this is encoded by the coding sequence ATGAACCAAAGCAGCAGCAGTGGATTCATTCTCCAGGGTTTCTCAGATTACCCAGACATACAGATCCCATTGTTCTGCCTGTTTCTCCTGATCTATCTTCTTACTTTACAGGGAAATGTACTTATCATAATAGTGATTTACCAAACCTCATTATTCTACATTCCTATGTACTTCTTCCTATGCAATCTTGCATTTATAGATCTCTGTGCCTCTTCTCTTTCTCAGCCTAAACTGCTTTCTATCCTTCTTAGAAGAGACAATACAATTTCTTTTGGTTGCTGCATGACCCAGTTACACTGCTTTATGACTTTGACATGTGTTGAATTTATCTCATTGACTGTCATGGCCTTCGACCGCTATGTTGCTATTTGTAATCCTTTGAGGTACTTGGTTGTGATGAACAGAAGGGTCTGTGTTATGTTGGTCATAACTTGCTGGATGTTTAGTTTTACAGAACCAATATCACACACTGTGCTCATATCCCATTTACCTTTCTGTAGATCACGGACAATtgaccatttcttctgtgatccTTCCATATTAATAACCCTGTCTTGTGCAAACACTTTTCCTATTGAGATTTTGACATTTGTTTTGGGCTCATTGGTGGCACTCCCTGCCTTTGTTCTTACAGTAGCCTCTTATACCTACATAATTTCCACTATTATAAAGATCCATTCTGCTACAGGAAGGAAGAAAGCTTTCTCTACTTGTACCTCCCACCTCACTGTGGTCAGTGTCTTCTATGGCACCACAATTATTACATATGTAAGGCCTACATCTCAGTATTCATCCACTTCAAAACCATTTTCCTTTCTCTACACTGCCCTGATACCATTAATCAacccttttatatacactttaCGAAACAAAGATATTAAACAACGAATttcaaataaaacagaaatcaAAAGGAGTCATTTATGA